TTACTTTCCTGTAGCATCAACATTTGATGTTCATGATTTGATGATTTGACCATGGAAGTTAGGAACTTAAATGTTTCTCTGGAACTCATGGTCCTCTGAGGGGTTTGCCGGGCTGCTTTGATTTTACACAAAAATTGCAATTGGTACAAAAGGTCGTCAAAGGAACTTGTTTTTTCTACGTCTAAATTAGGAACATAATGGTTAGAGTCTTGAGTGAACAAGAATGTTGGGGAGACAGTAGCAGACTTTGCCTTATGAAGTAGTTTTTCTTCTTGCATTCCAAGTCAATCATTCTAAAAATATAAAGTCTAGCTTATTATCCGAATTATGAATTGTTAAGGTATGAAGTAAATAAGAGATATTTCCGTGCTATTAGttgtataaaattatatatttatatttttcgtAACATGATTGTATGCAACGGGAGCATTTTTGCCCACCACTataaactatggtgtatgcttaccatacacctaatcaatTGATATGTGTTCTTTCACCTAATTTCagttaactttcacattaaatgttagtttttcaattttgaaaaaaattaaccaagattAAGTGAATTGATACGTATCAATTGATTAGGTGTATGATAAGTATACATCATAATTTatgatggtgagcaaaaatgcttccGTATGCAACTGGTGATATGACGTATTAATTGTCGTGAAGACGGCTCTTTGTTGACAATAAATGGTTGAAAAGTTGCAACTGTTAATTCAACAGAAAggtcttaaatttaaaaattagtaCAAAATGTGgtagaaaattagaaattcaATTTGGTGGTGCTTGTCTGCGCTGTCGTCACCGATATTGCTACATCAATGAGAAATTATGTGTATAACGACACCGAAGCCGTAACATTCAAAAGACACCTGTCATGAAACtccaaaacaaaattaggttTGATATAGGCTAATTATATTAACATcctacaaattgttgaataaattcTACAAACTTAATACACTCaacatttgctttttcacttaaaaattatcttaatacactcCACTTACTTTTCCATAATACCCCACAtcccacattctcaatatacatcttatattttgtacatacatcccacatttctcaaattttataacactcattttttattttcagagattgaatctaaccatatgaacactaaaagatgaatatgaatatagaaGTCTAAACAATGCAGCAAAcgcaaaattaaataattatcgatatcatcgaaatcactaaaacaatgaaaactatgaagtcttacctcatgtgaagcccCTGAAACATCGATTTTgtgttccattcgtcaaaaacaatttttcttaatcaacatgtttgatagttgagaagataaataatacgccaaaagtgatttgggatgtatttataaatctttattttttttaaagcctaataaggtcaaaattgtcattgcatagtggagtaaataagtcatttaatattaaattttaatgtggggtgtattcaacattttgtggggtatTAATATAAAAACCCTTGATATACCATGATTTCAACGAAATTTATAAtcaagaaaataatgaaattaaaaaaaaaaaatttaatagggATTTGTAATTTTATAGTTAAATTGATTAATAAAAAGGAGGTTTTAGAAAATGAAAACATAATAAGGTTGGGTAACAATgcatcattttattttcttgagaGGTGTTTCCACTACTATATATTGATTTGTTAGACAGTTTCATATTATCAACAATCAcgtcatataatttataaaatataatttaaacaaATAATCCTAATAATACGGTGCATTatacaaaatataataatacaattaattaaacatcttaaataaaattttcaactaATTATATAATTATGACATTTATCGAACCGTGTTTCTGTCGTACGGACAATTTCCCCCCTAACAAGCCGTGTTTCAACTTTCAACCAATTATTCTCATTTGGCTCCTTCGATTACTTCCAAGCTACCCAGCAACCCGCCACATCTACACCAACCATCTTTCCTAATTCCCAATTTCCGTCAACTCTTTTACTCCAATCCAATCTCCAAATTCTCTCTTTTTCCTCCCTAAACcccaaaattccaaatttcttaCTTTCTaccattaaaaattagaaacttGCAATTGTCCACCCAGCGAGCGGCACAGAGCGGCAGCAGCCATGGTGGTGTTTGACAAAGAAGCCGGCTCCTCCACCAACACCCTCCCGCCCTTCCCCCGGGAAGATACTCCTCTCCTCTCCAAACCCAGCAAGCTCTCCTCCCAACCCAAGACCTTCGCCAACGTCTTCATCGCCATCGTCGGCTCCGGCGTGCTGGGTCTACCCTACACCTTCAAGAAAACCGGCTGGGTCTTCGGCTCCCTCATGCTCTTCTCCGTCGCCTTCCTCACCTACCACTGTATGATGCTCCTAATCCACACCCGCCGCAAGCTCGAATCCCTCCACGGCGGCGGCCTCTCAAAGATCGCGTCTTTCGGCGACCTGGGCTTCGCCGTCTGCGGCCCAGTCGGCCGGTTCTCCGTCGACGTCATGATCGTCCTCGCCCAGGCCGGGTTCTGCGTCAGCTACCTAATCTTCATATCAAACACTTTAGCCTTTGTTTTCAATTACTCCGGCCCGGACCGGATTCTTGGTCTGACCCCCAAATCAATCTACCTCTGGGGATGTTTCCCATTCCAGCTGGGTCTGAATTCGATTCCAACCCTGACCCATCTCGCCCCTCTGAGCATTTTCGCTGACGTCGTCGACCTCGGCGCCATGGGAGTTGTAATGGTGGTAGACGTCATGATCTTCCTCCAAAACAAACCCGCTCTGCAGGCGTTCGGCGGCTTCTCCGTCTTCTTCTACGGCCTCGGCGTGGCGGTTTATGCCTTCGAGGGGATCGGAATGATCCTCCCCCTTGAATCCGAagccaaaaacaaagaaaacttcGGGAAAGTCCTGGCCTTGAGCATGGCATTCATAGCTCTGATCTACGGATCATTCGGAATTCTGGGTTACTTCGCATTCGGGGAAGAAACCAAAGACATAATCACAACCAATTTCGGGCAGGGCGTTGTGAGCACACTGGTGCAGCTGGGTCTGTGCATAAACCTGTTCTTCACTCTCCCGTTGATGATGAACCCGGTTTTCGAGGTCGTGGAGCGGCGGTTCTGCGGCTCCACCTACTCCCTGTGGCTGCGGTGGCTGACGGTTTTTGGGGTGAGCCTGGTGGCGCTGCTGGTGCCGAATTTCGCAGATTTCTTGTCGCTGGTGGGGAGCAGTGTGTGTGTGGCGCTGGGGTTTGTGCTGCCTGCTCTGTTTCATCTGATGGTGTTTAGGGATGAGCTGAGTTGGTTTGGGAGTGTTTTGGATGGGTGCATTGTGGTATTGGGTGTGGTGATTGGG
This is a stretch of genomic DNA from Malus domestica chromosome 02, GDT2T_hap1. It encodes these proteins:
- the LOC103418251 gene encoding amino acid transporter AVT3B-like: MVVFDKEAGSSTNTLPPFPREDTPLLSKPSKLSSQPKTFANVFIAIVGSGVLGLPYTFKKTGWVFGSLMLFSVAFLTYHCMMLLIHTRRKLESLHGGGLSKIASFGDLGFAVCGPVGRFSVDVMIVLAQAGFCVSYLIFISNTLAFVFNYSGPDRILGLTPKSIYLWGCFPFQLGLNSIPTLTHLAPLSIFADVVDLGAMGVVMVVDVMIFLQNKPALQAFGGFSVFFYGLGVAVYAFEGIGMILPLESEAKNKENFGKVLALSMAFIALIYGSFGILGYFAFGEETKDIITTNFGQGVVSTLVQLGLCINLFFTLPLMMNPVFEVVERRFCGSTYSLWLRWLTVFGVSLVALLVPNFADFLSLVGSSVCVALGFVLPALFHLMVFRDELSWFGSVLDGCIVVLGVVIGVSGTWSSVAEIIAPKARFG